From the genome of Amycolatopsis camponoti:
ACGGGTCACGCTCGCTCGGCTTGAGGACGAACGTGTTGCCGGTGGCGATCGCGACCGGGTGCATCCACAGCGGGACCATGATCGGGAAGTTGAACGGCGTGATCCCGGCGACGACCCCGAGCGGCTGCCGGAAGTCGTGCACGTCGACGTCGCGCGAGACCTGGTCGGAGAAGCTGCCCTTGAGCGCGTCGGCGATGCCGCAGGCGTACTCCACGACCTCGCGGCCGCGCACGATCTCGCCGCGGGCGTCGTCGACGACCTTGCCGTGCTCGCCGGAGATGATCCGCGCGAGCTCGTCCTCGTGCTTCACCAGCAGCTCGCGGAAGGCGAACATCACCTTGGTCCGCTGGGACAGCGAGGAGTCGCCCCACGCCTCGAAAGCCTTGCTCGCGGACGCGACCGCGGTGTCCACATCGGACGCTTCGGCGAGCAGGACCTGCGCCTGCCGCTTCCCGGTGGCCGGGTCGTAGACCGGGGCCGTGCGGGTCGAGCCCGCGGACGTGGCGGTGCCGTCGATCCAGTGCTCGATGGTGTTCACGGTGCTCCCTACCGGTAGTGGCGCTGAGCCTGCTGGGTGCACAACAGCCCCACCGCGGTGTCGACGGCCTTGGCGACGTCCCCGTCGTGCGGGTAGAGCAGTGAGCGCCCGACGACCAGGCCCTGCACGGTCGGCAGCGCCAGTGCCCGCTGCCAGGCCGCGAACGCCGCGTCCGCGTCCTTGACCTCGCCGCCGAGCAGGACGGCCGGCAGGGACGAGGACGCGAGCACGCGCTCCATGTCGTCCACCACCGGCAGCTTGAGCCAGGTGTAGGCCGACGAGCGGCCGAGCGCGGCGGCGATCGTGATCGACTTGATGACGGCGTCGGGGGAGAGGTCGTTCTTGATCCGGCCGTCGGTCCGGACCGACAGGAACGGCTCGACCATCGCGATCAGCTTCCGGTCGGCCAGTGCGTTGACGGCCTTCGCGGTGTTCTCCAGGACGCTCGGCGTGGCCGGGTCGTCGAGGCAGATCCGGGTGAGCGTCTTGCCGCCGTCGAACCGCATCCGCTCGATCGCTTCGGCGTCGTAGCAGGCGAAGCGATCGTCGATCTCGAAGCTCGACCCGGCCAGCCCGGTGCGGTTCATCGACCCGATCACGGTCTTGCCGTCGAGGACGCCGAGCAGCAGCAGGTCGTCGATCACGTCCGCGGTCGCGAGCACGCCGGTGACGCCCGGCCGTTCCAGGGCCAGGCACAGCCGCTCGAGCAGCTCGCCCCGGTCGGCCATCGCCGACGGGTTGTCGCCCACCGCGTTGGCGCCGCGGGCGGGGTGGTCGGCGGCGATGATCATCGTCCGGCCTTTGTCGTTGAACGGCGACCGCGCCCGCACCCGGTTCGCGGCCGCCTCGGCGATCGCTTCCGGGTCGTGCACCCGTTTCGCGACGAGACGTCGCAGCATGTCGGTCACAGTTCCGCTCCTTCGGCCGGTACGAGAACGACAGTGCCAGAGCCCCGAAGACTTTGTCAAGACATATGGACAACAGGTCATCCCTACCGCACCGCGGAGCGCGGTAGGCTTCCCCCGATGAGCACCCCTCCGCCGTCGTCCCGCGTGGACGTCACGCACCCGGCCTGGGACCCCGGCCGGGAGATCGTGCTGGACCCGGGCAGCCCCGAGCCCCTGTACCACCAGGTTTCGCAGCAGCTGCACGCCGCGATCGAGGACGGCAGGCTCCCGGCGGGTGCCCGGCTGGGCAACGAGGTGGACCTGGCGGCGAACCTGCGGCTGTCGCGCCCGACCGTCCGCCAGGCGATCCAGACGCTGGTCAACCAGGGCCTGCTCGTGCGGCGGCGCGGCGTCGGCACCCAGGTCGTCCGCACCAAGGTGGCGCGGCCGCTGCGGCTGAGCAGCCTGTTCGACGACCTCGCCGGCCTCGGCGGCAAGCCGGAGTCGGTGGTGCTGGCCAACAGTGTGGCGGACGCCGACGCGAAGGTGGCCGAGCTGCTGGAAGCGCCGGGCCTGACGCGCGTGCGGCGGCTGACCCGCATCCGCTCGACCGACGGCGAGCCGCTCGCCTTGATGAACAACTACCTGCCCGACGGCGTCATCGATCCGACCGACGAAGAGCTGCGCGACAAGGGTCTCTACCAGCTGCTGCGCTCGGCGGGGGTCCGCCTGCACGCGGCGGAGCAGCACATCGGCGCCCGGCTGGCGACCGAAGAGGACGCGGAGCTGCTGGACGAGACGCCGGGAGCGGCTCTGCTGACCATGCAGCGCACGACGTACGACGACTCGGGCCGCGTGGTCGAGTACGGCTGGCACGTCTACCGCGCGTCCCGCTACGCGTTCAACCTCTCGCTGACCAACGGCCCTCAGTAGTCACAAGCCGGTGCGGCGTCTTGTCTCAGCTGCCGCAACCGACCCGACGAACCGAGGTAGCCATGGACACGCTGGACGATCTCCGCCGCCACCTGCAGTGGGCGATCGAGCTCGAGCACGCGACGATTCCCCCTTACCTGTGCGCGCTGTATTCGCTCGACCCGGCCCGCAATCCCGAAGCCGTGCAGGTGGTCGGGTCGGTCCTGGCGGAGGAGATGCTGCACCTCGCGCTGGCCGCGAACCTGCTCAACGCCGTGGGCGGTTCGCCCGCACTCGACACGCCCGCGCTGTTGCCGCCCTACCCGCATCCGCTGCCGCACGGCGATCGTTCCGTGCACGTCCACCTGGCGCCGTTCGGTGCCGAAGCCCTCGAGCTGTTCCTGCGCATCGAGCGGCCCGCGTCGGCGGACGCGCCGCCGGAATCGGACGAGTACGAGACGATCGGCCAGTTCTACGCCGCCATCGAGGCCGGCTTCCGAACGTTGTGCGACGAGCTGGGCGAAGCCGCGGTCTTCACCGGCGACCCGGCCCGGCAGATCGACGCGTTCCACCTCCGCGGCGGAGGCGGTGAGGTCATCGCGGTGCACGATCTGAAGTCCGCGATGGCGGCGCTGGCGGAG
Proteins encoded in this window:
- a CDS encoding Cgl0159 family (beta/alpha)8-fold protein encodes the protein MTDMLRRLVAKRVHDPEAIAEAAANRVRARSPFNDKGRTMIIAADHPARGANAVGDNPSAMADRGELLERLCLALERPGVTGVLATADVIDDLLLLGVLDGKTVIGSMNRTGLAGSSFEIDDRFACYDAEAIERMRFDGGKTLTRICLDDPATPSVLENTAKAVNALADRKLIAMVEPFLSVRTDGRIKNDLSPDAVIKSITIAAALGRSSAYTWLKLPVVDDMERVLASSSLPAVLLGGEVKDADAAFAAWQRALALPTVQGLVVGRSLLYPHDGDVAKAVDTAVGLLCTQQAQRHYR
- a CDS encoding GntR family transcriptional regulator codes for the protein MSTPPPSSRVDVTHPAWDPGREIVLDPGSPEPLYHQVSQQLHAAIEDGRLPAGARLGNEVDLAANLRLSRPTVRQAIQTLVNQGLLVRRRGVGTQVVRTKVARPLRLSSLFDDLAGLGGKPESVVLANSVADADAKVAELLEAPGLTRVRRLTRIRSTDGEPLALMNNYLPDGVIDPTDEELRDKGLYQLLRSAGVRLHAAEQHIGARLATEEDAELLDETPGAALLTMQRTTYDDSGRVVEYGWHVYRASRYAFNLSLTNGPQ
- a CDS encoding ferritin-like domain-containing protein, producing MDTLDDLRRHLQWAIELEHATIPPYLCALYSLDPARNPEAVQVVGSVLAEEMLHLALAANLLNAVGGSPALDTPALLPPYPHPLPHGDRSVHVHLAPFGAEALELFLRIERPASADAPPESDEYETIGQFYAAIEAGFRTLCDELGEAAVFTGDPARQIDAFHLRGGGGEVIAVHDLKSAMAALAEVVEQGEGAARTDVWDGDRDVFHPDREEVAHYYRFQELRLGRRYRTGDTPASGPSGDEIAIDPDGVLPMRPDPRTADYPEGSAVRIAQEAFNQTYCVLLYQLEQAFTGDPGQLRDAIGTMYALRAQAVALMKMPSGDGRTTAGPTFEYVPPERRN